AAAATATTAAGACCTTAGTGGTTGTCAAATATAGATCTTACAGTTCAGTCAAGTTAGTCAAGCTCCCGAGATAATCAAGTATCTCCCCAGTGAAATTATGGTCTGATGCCCACCTGGATGCATGATGACAAGGGTGTGCAAGATTATTGGTTTCTACctcagaagaaagaagaaatttaCGAGTTGATATctcattttaaaaaattacaagACTGAGAGGTTCTTCAGTTGTGACAATGTCGATGGTAGAGGACCACTGAAGTCATTACTATCAATGTATCTGCAGCTCAAAGATGGATAACATTTTTCAGTTGTCTCATGCATAAAGTTATCACTCTAAACAGTAACGAAAGCATAGGTGATTATGAAGACATGTAAAGCGACCAAATAGATGATTTACATTTGTCTAAGTTTTGTCAATTTGCCCAGCTCATCAGGAAGTGTGCCGTTAAAATTGTTTGAGCCCAATGCCCTGAAAGAA
The genomic region above belongs to Setaria italica strain Yugu1 chromosome VI, Setaria_italica_v2.0, whole genome shotgun sequence and contains:
- the LOC101782593 gene encoding probable LRR receptor-like serine/threonine-protein kinase At1g56140, whose protein sequence is MTVGINALSGPIPKELGNLVNLVSLALGSNNFNGTLPDELGKLTKLRQIYIDSNDFSGPLPSTLSQLKNLSVLWASDHNFTGEILDYLGSLTNLTELYTTAQNDILVAGRLLRWVGPEGRPGWKEEPADGLGRSGLRR